In Trichocoleus desertorum NBK24, the following are encoded in one genomic region:
- the ntrB gene encoding nitrate ABC transporter permease, translating to MTARSSSNAINSFPANLLSQLQKQAINVIPPVVAILIFLVIWQILCSGPQAPLPAPTTVISETWELIIDPFFDNGDTDKGLALQIFASLKRVAIGYSLAAIVGVALGILIGTNKLMFRALDPLFQVLRTVPPLAWLPISLAAFRQANPSAIFVIFITAIWPILINTAVGVKQIPQDYNNVAKVLRLSKQKYFFKILFPATVPYIFTGLKIGIGLSWLAIVAAEMLTGGVGIGFFIWDAWNSSRISEIILALVYVGVVGLLLDKLVNYVASLVVTEEQK from the coding sequence ATGACAGCTAGATCGAGTAGTAACGCCATTAATTCTTTCCCCGCCAACTTGCTGTCTCAGTTACAGAAGCAGGCAATCAATGTCATTCCCCCTGTGGTCGCAATTTTGATCTTTTTAGTGATTTGGCAAATCCTTTGCTCAGGTCCTCAAGCTCCACTCCCAGCACCCACCACCGTGATCTCCGAAACTTGGGAGCTGATTATTGATCCTTTTTTCGATAACGGTGACACCGATAAAGGTCTAGCGCTCCAGATCTTTGCAAGCCTGAAGCGAGTTGCGATCGGTTACTCCCTCGCCGCCATTGTTGGAGTGGCTTTGGGAATTCTGATTGGCACCAATAAGCTGATGTTCCGGGCATTAGACCCGCTTTTTCAGGTACTGCGCACCGTTCCCCCTCTTGCTTGGTTGCCGATTTCCCTCGCGGCGTTTCGCCAAGCTAACCCCTCCGCAATCTTTGTTATCTTCATTACTGCCATCTGGCCCATCTTGATCAATACAGCGGTAGGCGTGAAGCAAATTCCCCAAGACTACAACAACGTCGCTAAAGTGCTGCGTCTCTCCAAGCAAAAGTACTTCTTCAAGATTCTGTTTCCCGCGACAGTGCCCTACATCTTCACGGGGCTCAAGATTGGGATTGGCCTCTCTTGGTTGGCGATCGTAGCGGCTGAGATGCTTACAGGTGGCGTTGGCATCGGCTTCTTTATCTGGGATGCCTGGAATAGCTCCCGCATTAGCGAAATTATCTTAGCGCTGGTTTATGTCGGTGTAGTGGGATTACTGCTCGACAAGCTAGTCAACTACGTCGCTTCTCTGGTTGTTACTGAAGAACAGAAGTAA
- a CDS encoding CmpA/NrtA family ABC transporter substrate-binding protein — protein sequence MTKFSRRKFIWTAGATAAGTLLAHGCTSSNSTDTGSGTASNATPAVNVATADAPEVTTAKLGFIALTDSAPLIIAKEKGLFEKYGMKDVQVAKQASWAATRDNIVLGSEGGGIDGAHILSPMPYLISEGKVTDGKKVPMYILARLNVNGQCISVANTYKDLKVGLQSNALKNAFAQAKSAGKETKCAVTFPGGTHDLWMRYWLAAGGLNPNEDASTIVVPPPQMVANMKVGNMEAFCVGEPWNAQLVNQQLGYTALTTGELWNNHPEKAFAMRAEWVDKHPKAAKALLMAVQEAQVWCDKPENKEEMCNILSEREWFKVPAKDIIERAQGRFDYGDGRLVENSPHLMKFWADNASYPYKSHDQWFLTENIRWGYFEPETDTKKLVDAVNREDLWKEAAKAIGQTAMIPASTSRGVETFFDGVKFDPENPEAYLKSLSIKKVEV from the coding sequence ATGACGAAGTTTTCGAGACGGAAATTCATCTGGACAGCAGGAGCTACCGCCGCAGGCACTCTACTCGCCCACGGCTGTACATCTTCCAACTCGACCGATACTGGTTCTGGAACCGCCTCTAATGCCACTCCTGCGGTGAATGTGGCAACCGCCGATGCTCCAGAAGTCACCACAGCCAAGCTTGGTTTCATTGCTCTGACGGACTCTGCTCCCCTGATCATTGCCAAGGAAAAGGGGCTGTTTGAGAAATACGGCATGAAGGATGTCCAAGTAGCCAAGCAAGCTTCTTGGGCTGCAACCCGCGACAATATTGTGCTGGGTTCGGAGGGAGGCGGAATCGATGGCGCGCATATCCTGTCGCCGATGCCTTACCTGATTTCTGAGGGCAAGGTCACCGATGGCAAGAAAGTGCCGATGTATATCTTGGCGCGGCTCAATGTCAACGGTCAGTGCATCTCTGTTGCCAACACCTACAAAGACTTGAAAGTGGGTTTGCAGAGCAATGCGCTCAAAAATGCCTTTGCTCAAGCTAAATCTGCGGGCAAAGAAACTAAGTGTGCTGTTACCTTCCCCGGTGGAACCCATGATCTGTGGATGCGCTACTGGTTAGCCGCAGGCGGACTTAATCCGAACGAAGATGCCTCTACGATTGTGGTGCCCCCTCCCCAAATGGTCGCCAACATGAAAGTCGGCAACATGGAAGCCTTCTGTGTGGGAGAGCCTTGGAATGCTCAGCTCGTCAACCAACAGCTCGGCTATACCGCTCTTACCACAGGGGAACTGTGGAACAACCATCCTGAAAAAGCCTTTGCCATGCGCGCTGAATGGGTAGACAAGCATCCCAAAGCCGCTAAAGCCCTGCTGATGGCGGTGCAAGAAGCTCAGGTGTGGTGTGATAAACCTGAAAACAAAGAGGAGATGTGCAACATCCTCTCCGAGCGGGAATGGTTTAAGGTGCCAGCGAAAGACATCATTGAACGGGCTCAAGGTCGCTTTGACTATGGGGATGGTCGTCTGGTTGAGAACAGTCCTCACCTCATGAAGTTCTGGGCAGACAATGCTTCCTATCCTTACAAGAGCCATGACCAGTGGTTCCTCACCGAAAATATCCGCTGGGGGTACTTTGAACCAGAGACGGACACCAAGAAACTGGTAGACGCGGTGAACCGCGAAGACCTCTGGAAAGAAGCTGCCAAAGCGATCGGTCAAACAGCCATGATTCCAGCTAGCACCTCTCGTGGTGTGGAAACCTTCTTTGATGGTGTCAAGTTTGACCCAGAGAATCCAGAAGCTTACCTGAAGAGTTTGTCAATCAAAAAAGTCGAAGTTTAA
- a CDS encoding formate/nitrite transporter family protein has protein sequence MTKEAIATIISAARTKVELVEDSLPKFLILSVLAGIYVGFGVMLVFSIGAPLHAAGSPAVKALMGASFAVALSLVIFAGSELFTGNHMFMTIASLAKQVSWKDTWKVLGISFIGNLAGSLLLALLLVQSGLLAKGPIKNFVLEAVAGKMQAPFMELFFRGILCNILVCLAIWMAAKTKEDIAKLVLIFWCLFAFVGAGFEHSVANMTLMGLGLFIPHDPEQISWIGYVKNLIPVSLGNWVGGACLVGASYWYVGTDRPSRKTRKAKKLESVPSFETWETEPREKTTY, from the coding sequence ATGACGAAAGAAGCGATCGCGACTATTATTAGTGCTGCCCGCACCAAAGTAGAACTGGTTGAAGACAGCTTGCCTAAATTCCTGATTCTATCTGTATTGGCAGGAATTTACGTTGGCTTTGGAGTGATGCTGGTTTTTTCCATCGGCGCACCCTTGCATGCGGCTGGATCGCCTGCGGTTAAAGCCTTAATGGGAGCCTCATTTGCGGTCGCTTTGTCATTAGTTATTTTTGCTGGGTCTGAACTATTCACTGGCAATCATATGTTTATGACCATTGCCAGTCTCGCTAAACAAGTCAGCTGGAAAGACACTTGGAAAGTTTTGGGAATCAGCTTTATCGGCAACTTGGCTGGCTCTCTGCTGCTAGCTCTGCTCTTGGTTCAGTCTGGGCTTTTGGCTAAAGGGCCGATCAAGAATTTTGTCTTAGAAGCTGTAGCTGGAAAAATGCAAGCTCCCTTTATGGAGCTATTTTTTCGCGGCATCCTTTGCAACATTTTGGTGTGTTTAGCCATTTGGATGGCCGCTAAGACCAAAGAGGATATCGCGAAGTTGGTGCTGATCTTCTGGTGTCTATTCGCCTTTGTCGGCGCAGGGTTTGAACACAGCGTTGCCAACATGACCTTGATGGGATTAGGTCTATTTATCCCCCATGATCCTGAGCAAATTTCTTGGATCGGGTATGTCAAAAACCTGATTCCTGTCTCTTTGGGTAACTGGGTTGGTGGTGCTTGCCTGGTTGGAGCCTCTTACTGGTATGTAGGAACCGATCGCCCATCTCGTAAAACCAGAAAAGCTAAAAAGTTGGAATCAGTGCCTAGTTTTGAAACTTGGGAAACAGAACCTAGAGAGAAAACAACTTATTAA
- a CDS encoding molybdenum cofactor guanylyltransferase, giving the protein MSLAAIILAGGQSSRMGQDKALIPVHGVPLLRHVCEVASECASEIYVVTPWPQRYREFLPLACRLVQERPLHPDIQPQGPLVGFAQGLGQVKADWTLLLACDLPRLRAEVLQDWARQLDSVPESAIAFVPRHTKGWDPLCGFYRRSCLPLLNAFVGRGGRSFQRWLDRNEVHAIPDPDKSMLFNCNTPSDLAALS; this is encoded by the coding sequence ATGTCACTCGCTGCAATTATACTCGCTGGAGGCCAAAGCTCTCGGATGGGCCAGGATAAAGCCCTGATTCCGGTGCATGGGGTGCCTCTGCTGCGTCATGTTTGTGAGGTTGCTTCCGAGTGCGCCAGTGAAATCTATGTGGTGACACCTTGGCCGCAGCGCTACCGAGAGTTTCTACCTCTTGCCTGTCGCCTAGTGCAAGAACGACCTTTACATCCAGATATTCAGCCTCAAGGCCCTTTAGTGGGATTTGCTCAAGGTTTAGGGCAAGTCAAGGCAGATTGGACTTTGTTGCTGGCTTGCGATCTCCCTCGTCTGAGAGCAGAGGTTTTACAGGACTGGGCACGCCAACTAGACAGCGTTCCGGAGTCTGCGATCGCCTTTGTCCCTCGCCATACTAAAGGCTGGGACCCCTTATGTGGGTTTTATCGCCGGAGTTGCTTACCTCTCTTAAATGCTTTTGTGGGTCGAGGGGGGCGATCGTTTCAACGTTGGCTAGACCGCAATGAAGTGCACGCGATTCCAGATCCTGATAAGTCAATGCTCTTTAACTGCAATACTCCTAGTGATCTAGCAGCTTTGAGTTAG
- a CDS encoding CsbD family protein gives MSIEDRAEAVAKNIEGKVQEAIGNVTGDPKDQAEGQIKQQQSAAMHTVEDMKDQAKRVIDQA, from the coding sequence ATGAGTATTGAAGATAGAGCCGAAGCTGTTGCTAAAAACATTGAAGGCAAAGTTCAAGAAGCAATTGGCAACGTTACAGGCGATCCTAAAGACCAAGCTGAAGGCCAAATCAAACAGCAACAGTCTGCCGCTATGCACACTGTAGAAGATATGAAAGATCAGGCGAAAAGGGTAATTGATCAAGCCTAG
- a CDS encoding ferredoxin--nitrite reductase, translating into MTTAATNPATGSNKFEKLKAEKDGLEVKKELDRFAQIGWEAMDETDRDYRLKWLGVFFRPVTPGKFMLRMRIPNGILTSGQVRVLGEVLQRYGEDGTGDITTRQNIQLRGIRIEDLPDIFRRFEEAGLTSVQSGMDNVRNITGSPVAGIDADELIDTRGIVRKVQDMITNNGEGNPSFTNLPRKFNIAIAGCRDNSVHAEINDIAFVPAYKNNNLGFNVLVGGFFSAKRCEAAIPMNAWVDPRDVVALCEAILLVYRNHGLRANRQKARLMWLIDEWGLDKFRSEVEQQMGHALQTAAAKDEIVWDKRDHIGIHAQKQPGLNYVGLHVPVGRLYAQDLFDLARLAEVYGSGEVRLSVEQNVIVPNIPDSRLGPFLKEPLLQRFTADPAPLSRSLVSCTGSQFCNFALIETKNRAAALIRELDEELALPKSVRIHWTGCPNSCGQPQVADIGLMGTKVRKDGKTVEGVDLYMGGKVGKHAVLGTCVQKSVPCEDLKPVLVDLLIQNFGAQIRTTPLKTSAQIQFSVEEEVVPSPVAAVNSPATSNDTTTSAYQPVAVEIPTPSAPPAQAAIASFAKSGKEVACTEADTLLDVATQAGVELDSSCQAGTCGTCKQKLLEGQVQYEGEPDGLDASEQAEGWILTCIAHPIGKVVIDA; encoded by the coding sequence ATGACAACCGCAGCAACCAATCCAGCGACTGGAAGCAATAAATTTGAGAAACTCAAAGCTGAAAAAGACGGTTTAGAGGTCAAAAAAGAACTTGATCGCTTTGCTCAAATTGGCTGGGAAGCGATGGATGAAACCGATCGCGACTACCGCCTCAAATGGTTGGGTGTGTTCTTCCGACCTGTCACTCCTGGCAAGTTTATGTTGCGGATGCGGATTCCCAACGGCATCCTCACTAGCGGCCAAGTCCGAGTTCTCGGCGAAGTGCTACAACGCTATGGTGAAGATGGCACTGGTGACATCACCACTCGGCAAAATATTCAATTACGCGGCATCCGTATTGAAGACTTACCCGATATCTTCCGTCGCTTCGAGGAAGCGGGCCTCACCAGTGTTCAGTCTGGCATGGACAACGTCCGCAACATTACAGGCTCTCCCGTTGCAGGGATTGATGCAGACGAGCTGATCGACACTCGCGGCATCGTCCGTAAAGTGCAGGACATGATCACCAATAACGGTGAAGGCAATCCCTCCTTTACCAACCTGCCCCGGAAGTTCAATATTGCGATCGCAGGCTGTCGCGACAACTCAGTCCACGCCGAAATCAACGACATCGCCTTTGTCCCCGCCTACAAAAACAACAACTTAGGCTTCAATGTTTTAGTCGGTGGTTTCTTCTCCGCCAAGCGCTGTGAAGCCGCAATCCCCATGAATGCCTGGGTTGACCCCCGCGATGTGGTGGCTCTGTGTGAAGCAATTCTCCTGGTCTATCGCAATCACGGTCTGCGGGCCAATCGCCAGAAAGCACGCTTGATGTGGCTGATTGATGAGTGGGGTCTCGACAAGTTCCGCTCTGAAGTTGAGCAACAAATGGGGCATGCGCTTCAAACTGCCGCTGCCAAGGATGAAATTGTTTGGGATAAGCGAGATCACATTGGTATTCATGCCCAGAAGCAACCAGGACTGAACTATGTCGGTCTGCATGTTCCTGTAGGCCGTCTCTATGCCCAAGACCTGTTTGACTTAGCTCGTCTAGCTGAAGTCTATGGCAGTGGAGAGGTTCGCCTCAGTGTTGAACAAAATGTGATTGTTCCAAATATTCCTGATTCTCGCTTAGGCCCCTTCCTGAAAGAGCCGCTGCTGCAACGCTTTACCGCCGATCCTGCGCCTCTGTCGCGATCGCTGGTTTCCTGCACAGGGTCGCAGTTCTGCAATTTTGCCCTGATTGAAACCAAGAACCGCGCTGCTGCCTTGATTCGCGAACTCGATGAAGAACTCGCTTTGCCGAAATCGGTGCGAATTCACTGGACAGGTTGCCCCAACTCCTGTGGTCAACCCCAAGTGGCTGATATCGGTCTCATGGGCACCAAAGTTCGCAAAGATGGCAAAACGGTGGAAGGTGTAGACCTTTATATGGGCGGCAAGGTGGGCAAACATGCCGTTTTGGGTACCTGCGTCCAGAAATCTGTTCCTTGCGAAGATCTCAAACCTGTTCTTGTCGATCTCCTCATCCAAAACTTTGGGGCTCAAATTCGCACCACTCCACTGAAAACTTCTGCTCAAATTCAATTTTCTGTAGAAGAGGAGGTTGTTCCTAGCCCTGTTGCTGCTGTTAATAGCCCTGCAACCTCTAATGACACTACGACATCCGCCTATCAACCTGTGGCTGTAGAAATTCCTACTCCCTCGGCTCCTCCCGCTCAAGCCGCGATCGCTAGCTTTGCAAAATCCGGTAAAGAAGTTGCTTGCACAGAAGCAGATACCTTGCTAGATGTGGCGACTCAGGCAGGGGTAGAGCTAGATAGCAGTTGTCAAGCGGGCACCTGTGGCACTTGCAAGCAAAAGTTACTCGAAGGCCAAGTGCAATATGAGGGCGAACCGGATGGCTTGGATGCCTCTGAGCAAGCTGAAGGTTGGATTCTCACCTGTATTGCTCATCCAATTGGCAAAGTTGTAATTGATGCCTAA
- a CDS encoding ubiquinol-cytochrome c reductase iron-sulfur subunit translates to MDRRTFLTWVGVSGIASSLPVAIAACSDKTTPNETALNSTTPASAARSDGFQAVGALDSKGELAVPTFASGPLLVVRNPASPESLVAVNPTCTHKACPVTWQAEQQVFFCACHDSKFAADGKALQGPATEPLKTYEAKLEGNTVLVKT, encoded by the coding sequence ATGGATCGTCGTACTTTCTTAACTTGGGTTGGCGTTAGCGGAATTGCCAGTTCTTTGCCAGTGGCGATCGCGGCTTGCTCTGACAAAACGACTCCAAACGAAACGGCGTTGAATTCTACAACTCCAGCAAGTGCGGCGCGCTCGGATGGCTTCCAAGCAGTGGGAGCCCTAGACTCGAAGGGTGAACTGGCCGTCCCAACGTTTGCCTCCGGGCCTTTGTTAGTAGTACGGAACCCTGCTAGTCCTGAGAGCTTAGTCGCCGTTAATCCTACCTGTACCCATAAGGCCTGTCCGGTAACGTGGCAGGCGGAGCAACAAGTTTTCTTCTGTGCTTGCCACGACTCCAAGTTTGCCGCTGATGGCAAAGCGTTGCAAGGGCCAGCTACAGAGCCGCTTAAAACCTATGAGGCGAAGCTAGAAGGGAATACGGTTTTAGTCAAAACATAA
- a CDS encoding HEAT repeat domain-containing protein, whose product MLEVLEKAQAAAQQADWLLLNQYLQQFSTAVKTTPQAEGDEQTVVGLKQVLDLAIAALSTGDFQSRWDIAKLFPTLATAVSQVEQSEDWITAPLIEIVQDDAADVELRWFAVRILGQFNQPVVIQALVQLLQAEDTEAEELSEIAATTLASFGPEAIAALTELLADEQSRVLAVQALAQIRSRETIAPLCSVVNDPQVEVRSAAIEALSSFHDPQIAPILVNALNDVAATVRREAVAGLALRADLAPDLDVVALLRDRLWDFNLAVCQQAATSLGRLGTPAAAAALWQVLQSQATPVTLQLEVVRALGWMNHSDALDYLRQALQLGSDEVYQAVLTALGRVELPEFKPQAAEILLAALTSQHPAVQQPHTQQAIALGLGQLGEPAAVEPLIQLLATPDIGVQLHAIAALKQLAPETAHQRLQALSTAPAVASELKQGVAIALREWQVDRITGEN is encoded by the coding sequence ATGTTAGAGGTTTTGGAAAAAGCTCAGGCTGCGGCCCAACAAGCCGATTGGCTGCTACTGAATCAGTATTTGCAACAATTTTCTACCGCAGTGAAAACGACTCCTCAGGCTGAGGGAGATGAGCAAACGGTAGTCGGGCTAAAGCAAGTACTAGATTTGGCGATCGCGGCTCTCTCCACAGGAGACTTTCAATCGCGCTGGGACATCGCCAAACTGTTTCCTACCTTAGCCACGGCAGTCAGCCAAGTTGAACAAAGTGAAGATTGGATCACTGCACCCTTGATCGAAATTGTGCAAGACGATGCAGCCGATGTAGAACTGCGTTGGTTTGCAGTCCGAATCTTGGGGCAGTTTAATCAGCCTGTGGTGATCCAGGCTTTGGTGCAACTACTGCAAGCTGAGGATACAGAAGCAGAAGAGTTGAGTGAAATCGCTGCAACTACCTTGGCAAGTTTTGGGCCTGAGGCGATCGCAGCTTTAACAGAACTACTCGCCGATGAGCAATCCAGAGTGTTAGCAGTGCAAGCCTTAGCTCAGATCCGCAGCCGGGAAACCATTGCTCCCTTATGCAGCGTGGTGAACGATCCTCAAGTAGAAGTGCGATCGGCTGCGATTGAGGCTTTGAGTAGTTTTCATGACCCACAGATTGCACCCATTTTGGTCAATGCGCTCAACGATGTGGCAGCTACCGTTAGACGAGAGGCCGTAGCGGGCTTGGCTTTACGAGCAGATTTAGCCCCCGATCTAGATGTGGTTGCACTCCTACGCGATCGCCTGTGGGATTTTAATCTAGCAGTGTGCCAACAAGCAGCCACTTCTTTGGGGCGGTTAGGGACTCCCGCAGCGGCAGCAGCCTTATGGCAAGTGTTGCAATCTCAGGCTACTCCCGTCACCCTCCAACTAGAAGTGGTGCGAGCTTTAGGTTGGATGAATCACTCTGACGCCCTAGACTACTTACGCCAAGCCTTGCAGCTAGGATCTGACGAAGTGTATCAAGCTGTGCTCACGGCCCTAGGTCGAGTGGAACTGCCTGAGTTCAAACCGCAAGCTGCCGAAATTTTATTGGCAGCACTGACAAGCCAACACCCTGCTGTACAACAACCCCACACGCAACAAGCGATCGCTTTGGGATTAGGGCAACTCGGAGAACCTGCCGCTGTAGAACCGCTGATTCAACTGTTAGCCACGCCAGATATAGGAGTACAGTTACATGCGATCGCAGCCTTGAAGCAGTTAGCCCCCGAAACAGCCCATCAACGATTACAAGCCTTATCAACCGCCCCAGCCGTAGCCTCAGAGCTGAAACAAGGAGTGGCGATCGCTTTGCGAGAATGGCAAGTGGACAGAATCACTGGCGAAAATTGA